The bacterium genome window below encodes:
- a CDS encoding nucleotidyltransferase domain-containing protein yields the protein MRELTKNKAELLRLFLTNPDQSFYMQEIGRILGKKPGNFQRTINNMEKERVLISEYKANARYFKANKDYPLYNELKSIVFKTVGVAGSIKEILEKIGSINYSFIYGSYAKDKESYLSDIDLFIIGDCDEDKLIKELDRLEELLKREINYKLYRMKEFKEEIEQKNPFLLEILRDKIVMLIGVEDELRKILTG from the coding sequence ATGAGAGAATTGACCAAAAATAAGGCTGAATTATTAAGACTTTTCTTAACTAATCCTGACCAATCTTTTTATATGCAAGAAATTGGCAGGATTTTGGGTAAAAAACCGGGTAATTTTCAGAGAACCATAAACAATATGGAAAAGGAAAGGGTTCTGATTAGTGAATATAAAGCCAATGCAAGATATTTTAAAGCCAATAAGGATTACCCACTATATAATGAGTTAAAAAGTATAGTTTTTAAAACCGTTGGGGTAGCCGGTAGTATTAAGGAAATCTTAGAAAAGATTGGCTCTATTAATTATTCTTTCATCTATGGCTCCTATGCAAAAGACAAAGAAAGCTATCTTTCAGATATAGACCTCTTTATAATTGGAGATTGCGATGAAGATAAACTTATCAAAGAACTCGACCGATTAGAAGAACTTTTAAAAAGGGAAATAAACTATAAATTATATAGAATGAAGGAGTTTAAAGAAGAAATTGAGCAAAAGAATCCATTTCTTTTAGAAATATTAAGAGATAAAATAGTAATGTTAATAGGGGTAGAGGATGAATTACGAAAAATTCTTACAGGATAA
- a CDS encoding 4Fe-4S single cluster domain-containing protein yields the protein MSILLNIGSISTSSLVNGPGNRFVIWVQGCSLRCPGCRNKEFLPQEPGHLIDIERLGEVIIKIPDIEGVTYSGGEPFDQAEALYHLSIVLKEHGLSIVSYSGYTYNELRGKNDKYVNLLLSQLDILIDGPYQKDKPTTLLWRGSSNQKVYFFNNRYAIYNDLVDKETSQIELSVSEADGYLTGIFSDDLMNKVKKGLQSYGISLVFSV from the coding sequence ATGAGTATTTTACTAAACATCGGCAGTATATCCACATCTTCATTGGTGAATGGTCCGGGGAATAGGTTTGTCATCTGGGTTCAAGGATGCTCTCTAAGGTGCCCTGGATGCAGGAATAAAGAATTTCTTCCACAAGAGCCAGGGCACCTTATAGATATTGAGAGATTAGGGGAGGTAATAATCAAAATCCCTGATATAGAAGGGGTAACATACTCAGGTGGAGAACCATTTGACCAGGCAGAGGCTTTATACCATCTGAGTATTGTTTTGAAAGAACACGGATTGTCTATTGTCTCGTATAGCGGCTACACATACAATGAACTCCGGGGAAAAAACGACAAATATGTTAACCTGCTCCTTTCCCAACTGGATATATTAATCGATGGACCATATCAAAAGGATAAACCTACAACCTTACTATGGCGCGGAAGCAGTAATCAAAAGGTCTATTTCTTTAATAACCGATATGCAATCTATAACGACCTGGTAGATAAAGAAACAAGCCAGATTGAGCTTTCAGTAAGTGAGGCTGATGGATATTTAACCGGTATCTTCTCAGACGACCTTATGAATAAGGTCAAAAAGGGACTGCAATCTTATGGGATAAGTTTAGTGTTTAGTGTTTAG
- a CDS encoding four helix bundle protein, translated as MFNFEKLEVWQKSVKFTNMVYEITEKFSKDEVFGVTMQLRRASASIALNIAEGSGRKSRKEFAHFLSLSYGSICEVITLLKIGLARNYISQQTYELMYKECEDIARMISGLSTSLNTKH; from the coding sequence ATGTTTAATTTTGAAAAGTTAGAAGTATGGCAGAAATCAGTAAAGTTTACAAATATGGTATATGAGATAACTGAGAAGTTTTCCAAAGATGAAGTTTTCGGGGTAACGATGCAATTAAGGAGGGCAAGTGCCTCGATTGCTTTGAATATAGCAGAAGGTTCTGGTAGAAAATCACGAAAGGAATTTGCACATTTTCTGAGTTTATCCTATGGATCAATTTGTGAGGTTATAACCCTATTAAAAATAGGCTTAGCAAGGAATTATATATCTCAACAAACATATGAACTTATGTATAAGGAATGTGAAGATATTGCCAGAATGATAAGTGGCTTATCAACTTCACTGAACACTAAACACTAA